In the genome of Brassica rapa cultivar Chiifu-401-42 unplaced genomic scaffold, CAAS_Brap_v3.01 Scaffold0112, whole genome shotgun sequence, one region contains:
- the LOC117129747 gene encoding uncharacterized protein LOC117129747 has translation MHLSLPKSFDPGIRQGDGRPSHGKRLKENQGQHLTCPQNDEGDTRSIKSKQAAKKQNILQLAKTIWVNLNFTCIIYKFSNPDIMHLFPTRSVEFISGTEETDYMGEPHKEVTRCLDAKVKQEVTTRNSLIPDDPPGHATPIRMPDQSRGVVMSSLLKEEPPDVPSKIKPIKYQGKVIESQKRMKPDLLYLGTDYPVSRSKHFQGIGYDAAIKSVAEPEANQLHQTANPKTQQDMCSIKTAYLTNQEDIVHETNFPALYAQ, from the coding sequence atgcacttgtctttgccaAAGAGTTTTGATCCAGGGATAAGACAAGGTGATGGACGACCAAGCCATGGTAAAAGGTTGAAAGAAAACCAGGGACAGCACCTGACTTGTCCACAAAACGATGAAGGAGATACAAGAAGCATCAAAAGCAAACAAGCTGCCAAAAAGCAAAACATCCTTCAACTAGCTAAAACCATTTGGGTAAATCTGAACTTTACttgtattatttataaattttcaaacccaGATATAATGCACTTGTTTCCTACCAGAAGTGTTGAGTTTATTTCAGGAACAGAGGAAACTGATTACATGGGTGAGCCACACAAGGAGGTCACAAGGTGTTTAGATGCCAAAGtaaaacaagaagttaccacAAGAAACTCCTTGATCCCAGACGACCCACCAGGTCATGCGACCCCCATCAGAATGCCAGACCAAAGCAGAGGAGTAGTCATGTCTTCCCTACTCAAAGAAGAGCCACCAGATGTGCCATCAAAGATCAAACCGATCAAATACCAAGGTAAGGTCAtagaatctcaaaagaggaTGAAAcctgacttgctctatcttggtaCAGATTATCCTGTTTCGAGGTCGAAACATTTTCAAGGGATAGGGTATGATGCGGCCATCAAATCAGTAGCAGAACCAGAAGCCAACCAGTTGCACCAAACAGCTAACCCAAAGACTCAACAGGATATGTGTTCAATCAAAACGGCGTATCTCACCAACCAGGAGGACATTGTCCATGAAACTAATTTTCCTGCACTCTACGCTCAATAA